One Cucumis melo cultivar AY chromosome 8, USDA_Cmelo_AY_1.0, whole genome shotgun sequence genomic window, TGCATATTTCAATTTCGAAGGGGTGTCTTTTATAATTGTATAGAttacaaaaaaagtaaaattaagaATGAATTTACCATAAAACCAAATAGTGATTTGGAATATAGAACTAAACTCAAGGGTACAATGGAGAGAAAACAATTTTTCCACGTTGAGGCTTTTATGTCGATGTAGATGAATAAATAGACCCCAACAAATTTAGGGATATTCGAAAAAACCAGTAACTCGACCAATCCAAATTATCCAACCTGAACCGTAAGGTTTGAGTTAGAAAAttggagaaatttttttttagtcAAGTCGTAGGGTCGTGCAAATAAGGGTTGGTTGACCTAACCTGACTCGGttatgtatataatatatatatatatatatatatataaacctaaAACCGAAAGACTTCTCGTTTTCGTCGCACGCACATGCCCTTCAAGTTGCTTGCCTCAGCCTGTCTTCTTCAATCTTCAGCTTCCTCTTCGCCAGTGTCTAGTCGCTTGCCCTTCAAGCCACTGGCCCTCCTTCATAATTTCTTCTGCCCTCCCTTCATCTGCCTTCACCCTCCCTTCAACACTTTAGGTTGTCTAAATTAAAGAGGGATGAAAAATAAACCTACccgtcaacccaacccaaccttgATTTTTTGGGTTGAGTTTGGTTGACCTTTGCATATTGAACCGATAAGGTTCATTTTTTATCAACTCGAATAATTTGGGTTGGTCTATAATTTTTCTCCAACCTGGCCCAACCCGACTTATGTACACCCTTAAATGAATCAACAGAAAGATAAACTAaattatttacaacatataacaaaattttagattctatttttattattatctatCAGTATTactgatagaagcatatcaTTGTGTATCAATGTCTATTGTTGAAACTTTGCTAtatcttgtaaatatttttccaaatttaccatttttaacaattttccaAATATTAATTAGCAATAAACTCTATTTTTCCATAACAGAAAAATAATAGTTTATCATGATATTctacaatatttataaatattttcagttgcattattatttaaaataatgagaaacttacataaatgtaacaaagcaccaaactatttacggctcctataacaaaacccataaagttagctattttttaaatatttcaggtttgcccttctatCTTTCTCTTGCGATTCATTTTCCtcctactatttctttcatcgtcttcctcccgcgatttcgtctttcttccttcctatttttttctgcaatttctttccatcatctttcttatttttcaattctttatttacgtcgtttaatcttttcaccgtttttcttcttttctccttttttttcgcttttccatcgtctttctacttttcctcttcttttttttcgctgcaatttctttccatcgtctttcttcttttccttgtacaaaaaatagcaaaatctaaaaaatcgtgtataaagaatattgaaaaaaaattaaattagaatagtcaaatgtaaacgatcgtgaaaaaaaaaaaaagtaaacaatcgtctaaaaaaaataaaagattgtgtataaagaatcttgaaaaaaaaatcatttagactggaatagccaaatgtaaacgatagtttaaaaaaagtaaataatcgtatacaaagaatattgaaaaaaattattttgattagagtagtcaaatgtaaacgatcgtgtaaaaaaaaagtaaacgatcgtgtaaagaaatttaaacgatcgtatatcaaaaacattaaaaaaatcgtgtatcaatttttgaaaaaaaaaatcatttagatttgggtccccaaatctaaacgatagtgtaaacaaatctaaacataaccaaattaaaaacaaaattaaactatgAAATTAAcaagataaattgtagctatatctaaaagatcacgtataaattgtagtcatatctaaacgatcgcgtataaattgtagtcatttAAACGACTGCGTATAAATTgtaatcatatttaaacgatcgcaaatatattacgcgcacgttattgacggcgtggttgacaggacatttttagtattttacacgatggacctatgaatttttttcgtttttcgAATTGTTCTacaaaatgtaaatattttgccgctttattatattttcgGAAAGATCCCTAAAATAATTTGCCAAAAACATTTCTACCGGCAAAAATGCCAAACTTGTACCAGAATAGCCACAAGAATAGccaaaaaagaaggaaagtTAAGTAGGCAATATGTTTCAAATGTTTGTAAAATATCCCCATGTTCGCTCCTTTTTTATTACTAGTTTCTTCATCTTAGCATTCTCACGATTTTCGTACCTTTCTCATCGGCTTCTTCTTCTCTGTTGGAcagcatcttcttcttcttcgtcaatcagctgcttcttcttctttcattaaATTAAGATTGATAAAGGTGAGGTTGTGAGTGATTGAGGGAGAGAGACAGAGATGGAAAGATATTGCTTTAACGCTATATATCAAAGATAGAAAGCTATCTATGTGAACTATATCCATGTTTGTCAATGACATACATCGATAAACAACGATCTTTTAATGATTTTTATTAAGTTGTATGCATAGAAGAACTATTAGTGATAGACAGTGAAAATTGTCTATTGGTTATTATTATCGTCTACCACTAATAGATAATGATAAACTATAACAAACTAATTGCTAGTGATAAACACCGATAGAACAGTGAAGCATGAAATTTCTTCCAACAATAACTATTGTTGATAGACAGAAGCTAGAGCTATATAGTTTCGCAATTTACGATTTGtctctattttttatttgttgatgaaatttctctttttcttttttatgtgaAAATATAAGTTCAGAAGAATCTTTTCACCATTGATAGACAATAATAGAACTATGTAAAATTGGTGATTGAGAACAATAAAGCTTTTGGAAAAAGCAATGAAGattcaagaaagaaaagatattGTGTTTGTGGATCAATAGTATTCACAAACAAACACCAAAAGGGTCGATTTTTGGATCATTGCGAGTATTTTGCctctaatttatttatatttacaaactgtattttttaaatagtttaagtTTACTAGTGACCTTTTaacatctttaaaaaaattagcaCCATATTGTCGTCGGTATAAATATATAACTCggtataaatatatttatattattaactTAAATGATATATCTATTGaggtaaatattttatcaacaTTTCCACTATCATCATAATATTGATAGAATGTGAAAAAGACTGATAGAGTTTAGCTTCGTTGATGTATAGCGGAAAGCAATTCATTCAAATAACTAgagctatttttcttttttttcctcttaaaATTTGAGAAACAGTATCAATCAATATAAACTTCTTGTTTAATTTGGCTACAAGTAGATTTAATTGGAGGGGtgtcaaaaaaataaaatttccaGCATCACACACTCAGTCTGAACAAAATTGTAGCTCACAAAAAGGGTCATGGAAGTTTGATGggttttttacttttatttgcAAGAACTTTGAAGTTGTAGAAGGCTAGTTTACAGGTCAGAAAAAACCAATACAATAAATTTGGAAGATAAACTCTTGTTGTCGCCAACAGCTTACAATAACACAACGCTCTGCTCCAATGACATCATTTTGATTTCTTAGGTCAAATAAAAGAAGATTTAATAAACTAACCACTTTCGACATTTAAAGAAAAACGATATCATGCACCTCCAACATCTAAGAAATGGTTAATGGCCAAAGCTTAatagaatcaaaatataaaatattctaaaataaaaGCCCGAATTTGAAGACCAagaattttctaaaattttaaggCCTAAATAGGCAGAATCAAAATCATAACCTAACCCAGTTTTCCAGAAATCTAATTAGTTATAACAGATCTTAACAAGTCCCTTTCATAacccttttttttattatgaccatttggttttttatttaGAACATTAAAAATATGAACACTGCTTACCAGATTTTGATTTTGTAAGACGTGGGAAAACAAACAGAAATCCAAGCTCATATGTAAAGAAACTGGGCGGTAAATTCAGGAATTGGAGATAACCTGATGATTTTCTCACCTTCATAAATGCACAAGGCCCCTGTTCTATGGTTTTTAAGCGAGGTGTAGAAGGGAGGAACATACCGTTGAAGGTTGTGGAAAGCACATTCAACATAACTCTAGTGCAGCAACATAAAGAAAAGGTTCTCGTAACAATTTCATCAAACCACAGAAATAATCCACAGCCTATAGCAACTAAGCTTAAAGACCTAATCCAACAGTTCGACCGTCTCTTCTGCGAAGTCCAGCAGTGTATTGTTTTTCTAAATCCATCTGGAGCTCCTTTTGCTTTTCGGCACGGAGAAGTTCGCTGCCATCTTGGTTGGTCGGTCGGGACTCCATCTTCAGCTCGCCCTTCACACCCTACAATTGGCCATAGGCACCAAGGCAACCTCAGACTCTAAAAATGTGTTAGTAGGTGATGAAAAAACTCTAATGGACTGAGTCATGACTAAGCAATGAAAGGTTGCTAACTAACATTCAGGGATACATTgaagagaagggaaagagaATGGACGGGAGGGGAGGGGGAGAGTTTACCATGAGTTTGTTGAATTTTTCTTGCCGTTCACGATCATTGAATAGCGCCGTATCCCACTGGTGTCCAGACTGTAACCAATGGAAAAGCATTATGAAGAACAAGGAAAATGACATTATTCATCAAATGGCTAGAGCAGTTCGGTTCTTCAAAGTATCCAATTGTTTACCAAATGCACAACTATTTCATGCCAAAGCCAAACAAAATGAAGAGATGATTAAGTTGTAGATGATCATCATGCATACCTCCTCTACGGCAGTACTCTTTTTGCTCCCCCACAGCAGCTTCTTCTTTTGGTCGGTGGTCATATAACCCACTCCAACAAGGTTCTTATTAACTGTTAATGAGACAGTACTACCAATTTCAAAATATTCAAGGTAAAAAGTTACAAATCATTAAAATCTGAACTAaagttattttatataattcatGTCATAAATCACAGTTAAAATGAAAGGCAACCTTCAAACAGAATCTTGTTCCAGTTTTTCAATTACTCAACTGAGAAAACATAACTACAAACTAAAcccagaaaaagaaaagaactaaAGTAGGTGAATGTTATTAATTCCTTTGTACACTAAATAGCTCCGGTAAAATTCTCGTTTCTTAGTTCAACTAGGAGAAGAAGGGAAATTTGGACCTCTAAAACTTAAGGATATCTAAAAGCAAGCCAAGCAGATTTCATAACCATATTCTTTTATAACCGTTAATACAAGAATATATAAAATGCAGTCAACTATCTTCCaacaaccaaaataaaaaatataaaacatgAGCAAAGGTCAACAAAATTTATCGAGAACTATCAGCATCCAATTGAGAATAAAAAATCTTCTTTTGAACCTTAACTCATGATGAACTAACAAACTACTTGAGAGAGATATTGATAGGATCAAAAATTAGATTTTACCTAATTCAGCAGCTTTCATTGCAGCAACTTTTGCAGCGCTGAAGTCAGCAGCAAAATCAGAGTCGCCAGATTCGCCCTGTCCTAAACTCATTTTTCCATCCTGTTCTTTCTTAGAGGTTGAAGATTGATTTTCATCAGCTGCATATTCAAATTTCATAACTGTTAAGAACAATAATACCAGCGTGAAGCTAACATTACTAGCAGGCAACAATTTGAAATAGGACATGAGGAAGCACTTACCATCTTCTTCATGATTAACTTCTTTTCCAGAGCTAAATAATTTAGGTTTCTTAGCAGGCAACCCTTGATTTTCATCAACAAAAACACCTTTACCATCATATTTTCCCTTCAATTCTTTACCTTGGACCTTGTCCCAGTGAGTCTCTCTGGCATCATGTTTCCTCTCCTCTTTAGAAGACTTTTCATCATCAAGGTCCTTCCGATCATTTTTATGAATTTCTTTTGTACGGTGCTTACTTTCATCCCTTCCTAAGAGTGAGTCATACCGGTTCCCCCTAGCGTCGTCATGGGAGAGAACCCGTTCATTTTTGTAGTCTCCAGAATGCTTCATATTGTCTCTCTTCTCATCCCGACCATCTCGATCTCTTGCATTCCTATGTTTCTCCATTTCTTCGAAGCTCGCATGCCTTCTACCACCAGAACCATGTCGTTCAGATAATGAATCCCCATCCCTACTTCTATGTCCAGAAGCATCATATTTATCTCGAGAACCTTTTTCTACATCCCGAAAATATTCTCGTGAACGAGAATGTTCACTCTCTCGACGTGTATGATCATAATGAGCACTGCCCTTCGAATCCCTATTAGAACGAGAGGATACACGCTCATAATCTCTTTCTTCATCCGCATATTTGTCATGTCTGGCATAATCATCATGCCTAGAGTAACCATGCAAACTTCTAGAGGATTTTCGATCAGAATATCTATAAGAATCAGAACCTCGACTATGATGATTTCTAGAATCCTTATTCAAATCCCTTTCATCCTCTTTCCTTCTTGGTTTCCGTTCAGAATCTTTTGAAGCATCATCTCTCAAGAGCTTTGGACTAGAACTACGGTCTCGTTTAGGACTTTCTGCAAAATAACGTTTATAATGAGCATGAACAAactaaataaagaaaagaagaaaagaccAACAGACCGCACTAAAATCACTGAGAATCGCATGTTAGTTGTCTCCAAAAGAGAACCCCAAAACCAAATCAAACTAACCATCCGATGACGACGACCCACTAACAGAAGAACGACGCCTATACTTTCTGCCAGCTGTTTCAGAAGAGGGCTTACGAAATTCTGCCTTTATACCATTGTTTTCCATCGTCGGAGGTTATGAATTAAATCCACTTAATGAACCcgatttcaaataaaattaaaatagccAACAAAGTGACCTGAAATGAAACACACAACAAACAGTCAATGAAAAAGTCCACttaaaaagaaattatcaaATCCTGAAAACTTGACACAAAAGCGCAAATATTGTACATCATCCAATCAAACCAAACATGTCATTACCAAGAAGAAGAGAATAGaagatttcaaaaaaataaagaagttgCCACGAAATGCAATTTAGAACATAATAGTACGAACCTCAGAAACCAGTGTTCATGTATCAATACAACATTCCCACCAAATTTTAGAAGCTACGAAAACAACAACGAATCCCACATCCAAAAGAAGACAACCACATGACAATTTTAGTTCC contains:
- the LOC103495825 gene encoding uncharacterized protein LOC103495825 isoform X1, producing the protein MENNGIKAEFRKPSSETAGRKYRRRSSVSGSSSSDESPKRDRSSSPKLLRDDASKDSERKPRRKEDERDLNKDSRNHHSRGSDSYRYSDRKSSRSLHGYSRHDDYARHDKYADEERDYERVSSRSNRDSKGSAHYDHTRRESEHSRSREYFRDVEKGSRDKYDASGHRSRDGDSLSERHGSGGRRHASFEEMEKHRNARDRDGRDEKRDNMKHSGDYKNERVLSHDDARGNRYDSLLGRDESKHRTKEIHKNDRKDLDDEKSSKEERKHDARETHWDKVQGKELKGKYDGKGVFVDENQGLPAKKPKLFSSGKEVNHEEDADENQSSTSKKEQDGKMSLGQGESGDSDFAADFSAAKVAAMKAAELVNKNLVGVGYMTTDQKKKLLWGSKKSTAVEESGHQWDTALFNDRERQEKFNKLMSLRLPWCLWPIVGCEGRAEDGVPTDQPRWQRTSPCRKAKGAPDGFRKTIHCWTSQKRRSNCWIRSLSLVAIGCGLFLWFDEIVTRTFSLCCCTRVMLNVLSTTFNGMFLPSTPRLKTIEQGPCAFMKVRKSSGYLQFLNLPPSFFTYELGFLFVFPRLTKSKSGKQCSYF
- the LOC103495825 gene encoding uncharacterized protein LOC103495825 isoform X2, which codes for MENNGIKAEFRKPSSETAGRKYRRRSSVSGSSSSDESPKRDRSSSPKLLRDDASKDSERKPRRKEDERDLNKDSRNHHSRGSDSYRYSDRKSSRSLHGYSRHDDYARHDKYADEERDYERVSSRSNRDSKGSAHYDHTRRESEHSRSREYFRDVEKGSRDKYDASGHRSRDGDSLSERHGSGGRRHASFEEMEKHRNARDRDGRDEKRDNMKHSGDYKNERVLSHDDARGNRYDSLLGRDESKHRTKEIHKNDRKDLDDEKSSKEERKHDARETHWDKVQGKELKGKYDGKGVFVDENQGLPAKKPKLFSSGKEVNHEEDADENQSSTSKKEQDGKMSLGQGESGDSDFAADFSAAKVAAMKAAELVNKNLVGVGYMTTDQKKKLLWGSKKSTAVEESGHQWDTALFNDRERQEKFNKLMGVKGELKMESRPTNQDGSELLRAEKQKELQMDLEKQYTAGLRRRDGRTVGLGL